From one Coffea eugenioides isolate CCC68of chromosome 11, Ceug_1.0, whole genome shotgun sequence genomic stretch:
- the LOC113753181 gene encoding auxin-responsive protein SAUR32-like: MDLIEGKGKKGLILKTWERCRSFGGIGSSRRRHAAKLKSKSWTGSAAASTREADPKRAKNPRVAPEGCFSVYVGAQKQRFVIKTECLNHPLLKMLLEEAESEYGYTNDGPLELPCDVDHFVKVLVEMDCDEIHPRCSFSKTYSSYHLLPSPRSLALNDV; this comes from the coding sequence ATGGATTTGATTGAGGGGAAGGGAAAGAAGGGCCTCATCCTCAAGACTTGGGAGCGATGCAGGTCTTTCGGTGGTATTGGGTCATCAAGACGTCGACATGCAGCCAAGCTTAAGAGCAAGTCGTGGACAGGTTCTGCTGCAGCTTCAACCCGAGAAGCGGATCCAAAGCGTGCTAAAAACCCTCGAGTTGCACCTGAGGGCTGCTTTTCGGTGTACGTTGGAGCCCAGAAACAAAGGTTCGTGATCAAAACTGAGTGTTTAAACCATCCTCTTCTCAAGATGTTGCTTGAAGAAGCTGAATCAGAGTATGGTTACACTAATGATGGCCCTCTCGAACTTCCTTGTGATGTTGATCATTTCGTCAAGGTGTTGGTGGAAATGGACTGCGATGAGATTCATCCAAGATGCAGCTTTTCCAAGACCTACAGTTCCTATCACCTTCTCCCTTCCCCCAGATCGCTTGCCTTGAATGACGTTTAA